The following is a genomic window from Amaranthus tricolor cultivar Red isolate AtriRed21 chromosome 10, ASM2621246v1, whole genome shotgun sequence.
ATTTTGCCTATTGTTGCCTTGACCAATGGGGGTGAGTGGTGGTGCTTGCAATGAAACAGGATGTAATTCTGACATCAAAATGGGCAAGTTTTGAGCAACTTTTTAATTCATGGAATACTCGTATATGAATTCATTATCCGTAAAACAAGCTAAGTATAGCTATTTTTGCTTCTTTCCAGTGTGAATTATGAAATCATTCagaaaaattagtgaaaatctGAACCATGTTCTTGTTTAATGAAGAAACAAAGGAAAATATAATTCATGTACATGATGTACCATGCATCATGCATGTAGTTCAATTCAGCTGCTAGTAATTCAGAGTGAACTAAATTCACCGACGAATCATATCAACAGCAAGTACTTCAGATGATATAGTCTAGAGCTGATCAAAAATGTAATTCGTAAATATCTTATAGCGCTTAACCATCTAGTTAATGACAATGCTAATAGCTTTATAATACACCAAACTCATTTTCAGCCCGTAGTTTAGAATACACCAAAGCCCTTTTTGACCCTTTTTAACAaccttttaaaaccctaatCCAGATAGAATATTCTAAGCACTTTTCCGTCCGATTTCACTAAGCCCTTCTAAAATAGGCCATTCACATCCCGTTGAACGCCCCTAGTCACCACCACATGTCATTTATAATTCACCAACAAGTTTCACCCACAATTGAAACCCAACTAGACCAAGGTTTACCAACAATTCACCACCAACTGAAGGTAGACCATCAAGCTTCATTTACGATTCACCTCCGACAACCAGAAAGAACAGTTATAGGGCATCTGAGGGGAAGATCTCCTCATACGACATTCTACCATACCCTGTGTATATATTTCTCACCTTCAGTTTTCTGTCATGAATCATGATGCTGAAATGATTCCATTAACGGCAGGAGAGATATTGAGTGGAAGCAGATAAATGAAGCAAGGACAAGGTCTGAAGGTGCTCAACACAAAATGATGAGATTTACAAAGAATCTTGAGGTAAAAGTCTTGTATAGATTTGGTCCACACTATTTCAGCGTGCACCAAACTAATAATAGTAAGTATTTTCCAATGCTTGTACTCAATTCTACTTATCAAgtaaaaatacttaatatttcAATCCCTTTTAAAGTTAGTGCACACTAAAATAATGTGGATTAAGTCCATACAAGTCTTTAtaaattttgagggaaaaataaCATCTGTACAAAAGATGGTGTGAGGAATAGAGAAGTTGTTAGGTTTTTTGATTATATTTCTCTGTaagtatgaaaataaaaaaagagagtATACCCCACTTCGAGAGGAGGCTTTCTCCCAGGTGAGCAAGCTCTATAACAAACTTTTTGATACCCAATACAAGGCATGCATCAGGTATTtaaacaaaacaagaaaataacaaCCTGCTGACATCACTAACAATTTAATGACATCATAATACagccaaaatattaattaattaattcctCAATTCTTAGCTGCTCTCTTTCTTGTATATGTGAATAGGACCGACGGTTTATTGGGCTGGCCCAGTTGAGTCGTTGCAGATGGTAAATACTTAATTCACTATCACAcaattcattcattattgctAACATCTTTGAATTATACAGAACAGGACAAAACGGAGTTCTCTTATAAAATGTATGTATCCAGTGTTCTCCATTTGAAAATTGATGACAATTTAAAGCAATGatttttaataaacaaacaaaaaagtaGTACAATGTTAAAACTCCTATACCTTTGGGTTTAATTAAactatatgaaaataaaattggcCATCTTAGTTTATTTTGGTAGCTACAAGAATATACATACCGTGATACCAGTGTAAATCTATCAACCAGAAAATCAAATCTCATTCTCTACTTCTTAGCCTTACCTTTCTTTGGTGCCTGAGGTTTCCTTTTCTTTGGCTGCTTTGCTCCCACATCTTTCCCCTTCTTTTTTGTCGTGGGCTTCATTATATTAAGTCACCATGCGTAAGAAAAAAGTTCTGCTGATGGAAATTAAAAAATGTACAATTGCAAATGCCGAAAAGTAGAGTACGTACCGATTTTACAGACTTTTTCTCAACTTTTCCTTTTGCTTTCTTGTTTGTTTTCTCTTCGGCACCTTCATTCTGATCACCTTTAACTTCCTTGGTCATCTTTTCAGGTTCCTCATCAGAATCAAAAGTGAATCCTTCCAGTGTTCCTActcaaaataaaacattttgtattaaataaagaaacTTAGCAGCATACTGCACGGTAAAACTTAGCAGAATAAAGAGATTGCAAAAGATAAAACTAACCTTCAACCATAGTCTCCGCATCATAAACATTTGATTGCGGTTTTAGTTGTATAAAGTCATTCATGATGGCTTCTATCTGCTCAAGGGACACTAGAACAAGTCAGCCAATTATCAAAACGCATGATAAACAAATTCACATAATCTGATAAGatgaaaaaatatttctttttaattctgaTAAGATGAAAAAATATTGTGAGGTTCAGCCTCCACAGCAAGACTAAGCAAATCATTCTGGTTGATAAGACTGACATATTTCACATAATCTGAGAAATATCATTAGTGTCTAGGTCAAAATGCAAGGAGCAAACTATAAATTTCAAAACTTGATacagaaaagaaataaagaaaaatggacacgactaataaataaaaaaaggataCAGGCACATACAACCATACCTTGGCTTCCGACTGACCAATGCTGACCTGCGGTAAAATTACACAAGATTCTTGTAAATAAGTGCTGATTTCATATATTCAAACATGAATTTGAATTAATAAAGCTTTTCCTTTCTCAATTGCAAAGGCTGACAACAAGGAGTAAAAATGTTCTTAACCAAAATATAAAAGCAAGAACCAACATACCACACAGAATGTCCTTGATGGAACAATTGTAGTTTTGTAAATGGTTCCTGAAATACCACCAAAACAGAAGAATGTAACTAAAAAAGATGAGTACAAAAGAAACTCGCACATCAGGCAAGGCtgtgatatattattgtgttattgtGTCCACGTCCTACCTTGATTTTGCAACTTCAACAATATGGAAAACATAGATGTTATGGGACACAAGATGAGACTCCTAAATATCACCATTGCTTTACAGAGTTTAAAAAGCTTCACAATATTTAATCAAAGATGATAATCAATatatttcaagactttgaatttagaaatttatttttcagaaaCAAAGCTCACAGCCTCACACACAAGAAACAAGACAGGTATTCAATAAAgctctacatatatatatatatatatatatatatatatgtatatatatatatatgtatatgtatatatatgtatatgtatatatatgtatatatatatatatgtatatgtatatatatgtatatatatatatatatatatatgtatatatatatatatatgtatgtatatatatatgtatatatatatgtatatatatatatatatatatatatatgtatatatatatatatatatatatatatatatgtatatatatatatatatatatatatatatatatatatatatatatatatatatattcagttAACAATCAAGTTATGTAATGCCCAATGTGTACAAACCTTTTAAATCTAAAAACATTTCAGATTCCTTCGATGGCGTCTTTGAAATAATTACCCTCCCAACAGCACCCATATCACCACTCAAATCAATTGATTCACCTTCACACTCAACAAGTGCCtacaaaacaacacgttagttaattaaaaaatacataaaggtGAAATTATGAATATTTCAAGTAAGATTCCAGATTGTTCGAGTTGCTCTAATATTAACTTTGCTTCAAGAAAGGGAAAGGAGAAAATAGGGGAGAAGGGGCTTGGAGATAACAAACGAACAAACGAAATAACAAAGTTCAACTGAAAATTACACTTCAGTTTTAGAACCTATAAAAAGTTGAAACCTTGAAAGAACATACCTTAGAACGATGTACTTTCTCAGGAAGTACCAAAGGCAAAGTAGAGGAGTTAACCTACAATTTTCATAATAATGCGCATTAGAAAATTAACGAGTAGACACATACAATATCTATATATTAATGTCACTCACAGCAGGTTCCGTCTGCTTCTCAGGTTTGCTGTCTTCTGCAACTTCTGTGTTGTCATTATTTCCTATCAACACAAATATACCTAACACATTTAATTCACCACAAAATCGCcttgttataaataaaataggtCAAATTCCAATTATCATGAAGCATAGGGGCCAAGTGGCTAAGTCAATACAATCATGAAATTAGTTCTATTTTTCTTCACATAGTATCTTCATTAAATCTTGCTACCTTTTATATTCACAGGCTTGTCGGCTTTCCTTTTATCTAAAAGTTGAACGTCTTCCTGTTTCATCCGTTTATTTGGAGATTTTCCCTTCACTGTACTCCTAGGTACagactcttcatcatcaattttctttttcttttttcttactGTTGCATCTGATTTTGAATCAGAATCAGAAGAAAGTTCAAAAACTGAAGGATTTGGTGCCTGTTAAAGAAAAACCAATCATGATCATCGTGGGGTTCGGCATAAAACACTCATTTGTATCAAGGGTCATCCAAAATTAGCGAGTACGCAAGCTTTAAAGAGAACACATATAAGCAATAATATGGCATTTTTGACTCTTTAAGTGGTAGCAATAATGGTGCACTCATAACTAAGGGGCTGTTTGGCTTGATGAAGAAACAtttttgttggaaaataacatttcatgaaaactatTTTTCAATGGAAAATGCAAATGATGATtgcttttcttttgtttgatgTGATGGGAAACTCTTAAGAAAATCGGAGTTGTTGGGAATGGAAGAGTGACGGAAAATTGGCTTCCAAATTTGGAAGAAGATGCTTGCAAAGAATGAAAATCAGTTTTCCACCCAAGATTTTCATTTTAGATCTCATGTCAAACCAAACAACAAAACATTGGGAAAACAATTTTCCGGTACAAAGTTTACCCCAAATCAAATACCTCTAAAAAGTTTCAAGCAAGCAAGCAACAGCAATTATTGCTTTTTCCAAGGTTACTTCATACTACTAATTAGTCTTTAAAAATATAGATAAATGGCAAGACAAGACGCTTACACTTGCAGAAGTGTCTGTTGACTTGTCAAGATATTTTTCACTTTTAACGTTCTCAACATCTACACTCCCTGTAATAGAAAACGTTAAGTAACAATACCACAGATCAGCGAGAAAAGCAAtggatttcattttctttacaataaattggaaaaacataacaaaattaTGAAGTATGTaaacttaaaaaatttgaactttCAATCACTTGAAACAATTGTAGCCATGATGTTCATATGAGCTAGTATCTAAATTAAAACTACTAATCATAGACATACCGCCATTTTCGTGTTCTATTGTTCTTTTCCTTTTGGCAGGTGTTACACCACCTACTATTTTTTTAGTTGCCTTCTTGTTAGGTGATTTCAAGGCAATGCTGCAGATTTTTTCATCCTCTTCCTCATCTG
Proteins encoded in this region:
- the LOC130825979 gene encoding DNA-binding protein BIN4 isoform X1, whose protein sequence is MGGSREASPDWLRAFQAPTQSITTLSSDSELSGDKSPAKDNSTDFNKDMKLRSSNTLEADEEEDEKICSIALKSPNKKATKKIVGGVTPAKRKRTIEHENGGSVDVENVKSEKYLDKSTDTSASAPNPSVFELSSDSDSKSDATVRKKKKKIDDEESVPRSTVKGKSPNKRMKQEDVQLLDKRKADKPVNIKGIFVLIGNNDNTEVAEDSKPEKQTEPAVNSSTLPLVLPEKVHRSKALVECEGESIDLSGDMGAVGRVIISKTPSKESEMFLDLKGTIYKTTIVPSRTFCVVSIGQSEAKIEAIMNDFIQLKPQSNVYDAETMVEGTLEGFTFDSDEEPEKMTKEVKGDQNEGAEEKTNKKAKGKVEKKSVKSPTTKKKGKDVGAKQPKKRKPQAPKKGKAKK
- the LOC130825979 gene encoding DNA-binding protein BIN4 isoform X2; protein product: MGGSREASPDWLRAFQAPTQSITTLSSDSELSGDKSPAKDNSTDFNKDMKLRSSNTLEADEEEDEKICSIALKSPNKKATKKIVGGVTPAKRKRTIEHENGGSVDVENVKSEKYLDKSTDTSASAPNPSVFELSSDSDSKSDATVRKKKKKIDDEESVPRSTVKGKSPNKRMKQEDVQLLDKRKADKPVNIKGNNDNTEVAEDSKPEKQTEPAVNSSTLPLVLPEKVHRSKALVECEGESIDLSGDMGAVGRVIISKTPSKESEMFLDLKGTIYKTTIVPSRTFCVVSIGQSEAKIEAIMNDFIQLKPQSNVYDAETMVEGTLEGFTFDSDEEPEKMTKEVKGDQNEGAEEKTNKKAKGKVEKKSVKSPTTKKKGKDVGAKQPKKRKPQAPKKGKAKK